CTGTCTCCCCTCCAACCTTTATGGAATTTGAGATTACCTATACCGAACCAGCCGTAAAAGGTGATACCGCTACCAACGTAACCAAAAAAGCAACCATAGATACTGGCTACGAAGTCGATGTACCGCTATTTGTAAATATTGGTGATAAAATTAAAATCGATACCAGAACCGGTGATTACCTTGGCCGGGTTTAATGCATAAAGGGGATGGATGTGCTCACCACATCCATCTTCTCACTCCTGATATGTCACACCACTTTACCATTCAATCGGCAAAACTACGAGCTTCGGTTTTAGCTCACATAAGGGAATTCTTCAGGCAAAGAGATGTTCTGGAGGTCGATACCCCACTGCTTTCCCATGGTACATCAACCGACTGTTATCTGGACATTTTTGAAACCAGGTTTCACCCCGGTGGGTACAACGATTCTGATAAAAGCACCACCCTGTATCTGCAAACCTCTCCCGAACTGCTCATGAAACGCCTCCTTGCTCAGGGCTTCCCCGATATTTTCCAGATCTGTAAGGTTTTCAGAAACGGTGAATGGGGTCAAAACCATAACCATGAGTTTACGATGCTTGAGTGGTACAGAAAAGAGATGAGCATGGAAGAGCTAATTGGGGAGATTGCGGAGTTATGTATCTCTGTGCTTGGAAAAAGAGAAGTGAAGTGTGTCAGCTACCAGGATATTTTCAGGCTCAGTACCGGTATAGATCCACTTGAAACATCAGTGGAAGAGTTGCTTAACTATTGCTCCGATAAAAACAGACCCCCGCCGGACTGCCTGGAAAAGTGTGACCTTTTAAATTACATGATGACTGAGTTTGTGGAGCCATCAATGGAAAAAGAGGTGCTTCTTTTTGTGCACAATTTCCCTGCTCCACTGGCGGCCATGGCTAAACTTAATCCCCAAAACCCTGACACAGCGCTGCGTTTTGAACTTTTTCACCAGGGCCTTGAGATCTGTAACGGATATGAGGAACTTGCCGACTGCGACGAACAGTATAAAAGAATGGTACAGGATAACAATAAGCGCCTGAAACTTAACAAACCCAAACTGCCTGTTGATAAGAGGTTTATAGAATCGATAAAGCATCTGCCTCCCTGTTCCGGTGTAGCGCTTGGCGTGGACAGATTACTAATGCTTGCCTCCAATTCCTCCACTATCGAATCGGTGCTTCCCTATATCCATAAAGAGTGCTGAAAATGGAATCTGTTAGTGTTTGCTATGTGAAGGCATTGTATCGCATCTGTAATCGCTAGACTTTCTCAACACTTATATGTATTCCGTTTTATTCTTGACGTATCCAGGCGTTGGTACAGGCAGATAAACTGAAACGTTTTCTATCTTAGAAGATTGACCGGCACTATCTCTATAATAGCTGCAAGATTTTTCTCTATCAACGAAAGGTTTCCTACCCTGGCTGCTTAAGCAGTTTTGAGCGGCAGTTCCTCGAGCCTAGCCGAGAGCAGTTCCTCGAGCGTAGCCGAGAGGCGTAACTGTTTAAATATACTATGAAGAATCCGCTCAAGGTAGGAAACCTGGGGCTAATATAGAATACCCCTTTGGGGTACTTTATCGATGTACCGGGCTTTGGTGTTGGAAATAGATAACAGGATTTATATGGGGCTAAAGGCGATAGACTGGGTCACCCCCGGGCGTCAATGGTGAAAGCGTGTGTAGACCCGTTTGGGGGGACCCTTGGGCTTTAATCGCGGGAAGGAAGGGAACTG
This portion of the Chitinispirillales bacterium ANBcel5 genome encodes:
- the epmA gene encoding EF-P lysine aminoacylase EpmA, with amino-acid sequence MHKGDGCAHHIHLLTPDMSHHFTIQSAKLRASVLAHIREFFRQRDVLEVDTPLLSHGTSTDCYLDIFETRFHPGGYNDSDKSTTLYLQTSPELLMKRLLAQGFPDIFQICKVFRNGEWGQNHNHEFTMLEWYRKEMSMEELIGEIAELCISVLGKREVKCVSYQDIFRLSTGIDPLETSVEELLNYCSDKNRPPPDCLEKCDLLNYMMTEFVEPSMEKEVLLFVHNFPAPLAAMAKLNPQNPDTALRFELFHQGLEICNGYEELADCDEQYKRMVQDNNKRLKLNKPKLPVDKRFIESIKHLPPCSGVALGVDRLLMLASNSSTIESVLPYIHKEC